In one Acidimicrobium ferrooxidans DSM 10331 genomic region, the following are encoded:
- a CDS encoding cell division protein FtsX, with protein MTALRYFLRETATNLWRNRLMSLAAILTVTVSLSLVGAALLIKQGVQTATSEWQGNVQLLVFMQPNATRSEFRALEAELHQLPTVRSYSYVPRAQAYQDFRRLLANQPDLVNAVPESQVPTFYRVSLVNPAEAPAIAAVVRGEPGVYAVNDNFSAIHTILEISTIAQSVILVIAVVLLVSAAVLILNVIRVAIFSRRREVAVMRLVGATNSFIQIPFMLEGLVQGLLGAAIAGGVVVGLRDLISFAVSHFQIHLLSGFVLTTGDVIGTLGIVLVVGIVVGTAGSAIAVRRFMNA; from the coding sequence ATGACCGCACTGCGCTACTTCCTTCGCGAGACCGCGACCAACCTGTGGCGTAATCGCTTGATGTCACTGGCGGCCATCTTGACGGTGACGGTGTCGCTGTCGCTGGTAGGGGCCGCGCTCCTCATCAAGCAGGGTGTCCAGACCGCGACCAGCGAGTGGCAGGGCAACGTGCAGCTCCTCGTCTTCATGCAGCCGAACGCGACGCGATCGGAGTTCCGTGCGCTCGAGGCGGAGCTCCATCAGCTGCCGACGGTGCGCTCGTACTCCTACGTGCCACGGGCTCAGGCCTACCAAGACTTCCGTCGCCTCCTCGCCAACCAGCCCGATCTCGTGAACGCGGTGCCTGAATCGCAGGTCCCGACGTTCTATCGTGTCTCGCTGGTCAACCCGGCAGAGGCACCGGCGATCGCCGCGGTCGTGCGTGGTGAGCCCGGGGTCTACGCGGTGAACGACAACTTCTCGGCGATCCACACGATCCTCGAGATCTCGACGATTGCTCAGTCGGTGATCCTCGTGATCGCCGTCGTGCTCCTCGTGTCGGCCGCGGTGCTCATTTTGAACGTCATCCGGGTCGCGATCTTCTCTCGGCGCCGAGAGGTCGCCGTCATGCGGCTCGTCGGCGCGACGAACTCGTTCATCCAGATCCCGTTCATGCTCGAAGGGCTCGTCCAGGGCCTCCTGGGCGCTGCCATCGCGGGTGGGGTCGTGGTCGGACTCCGTGACCTGATCAGCTTTGCCGTGAGCCACTTCCAGATCCACCTCCTGTCCGGCTTCGTCCTCACCACTGGCGACGTGATCGGGACGCTCGGCATCGTCCTCGTGGTGGGGATCGTGGTCGGTACGGCGGGATCGGCCATCGCTGTGCGCCGATTCATGAACGCCTGA
- the hpf gene encoding ribosome hibernation-promoting factor, HPF/YfiA family produces MAVDLRCRGCTLTEQQRAHVEDRIARLEKYLGAPERVEVHVERAGNPANPDRVVTEVTYVVSKAVVRARGVGETELESFDRAEERLKRRLERLKGRLVARSHPHHRGGAEAPEARLDIRRRKRFALQPLDPQSAAFRMDLLDHSFYLFINEETGRPAVVYRREDGTVGLIDQAEEEGAGVAD; encoded by the coding sequence ATGGCAGTTGACCTTCGGTGTCGAGGCTGCACGCTGACCGAGCAGCAGCGCGCGCACGTCGAGGACCGTATCGCGCGACTCGAGAAGTACCTCGGTGCCCCTGAGCGGGTCGAGGTGCATGTCGAGCGAGCCGGCAACCCAGCCAATCCGGACCGCGTCGTGACCGAGGTGACCTACGTGGTCTCGAAGGCGGTCGTGCGCGCACGCGGTGTGGGCGAGACGGAGCTCGAGTCCTTCGACCGTGCCGAGGAGCGGCTCAAGCGGCGCCTCGAGCGTCTGAAGGGTCGACTGGTGGCCCGCAGCCATCCCCATCACCGCGGTGGCGCCGAAGCACCCGAGGCTCGACTCGACATCAGGCGGCGCAAGCGTTTCGCGCTCCAGCCGCTCGACCCGCAGTCGGCCGCGTTCCGAATGGACCTGCTCGACCATAGTTTCTACCTGTTCATCAATGAGGAGACCGGGCGGCCCGCTGTCGTGTATCGGCGGGAGGATGGCACCGTCGGGCTCATCGATCAAGCCGAGGAGGAGGGTGCGGGCGTCGCCGACTGA
- the secA gene encoding preprotein translocase subunit SecA — translation MGIFDRILRAGEGKRLKRLQAVVPLINQLEPEIAQLDDAALRAKTAEFRQRLEEGETLEDLLVEAFAVVREAARRAIGQRHYDVQLLGGMALHFGWIAEMQTGEGKTLVSTLPAYLNALEGKGVHIVTVNDYLAARDAAWMGRIYAALGMTVGRVGADESDPAAKRAAYLADITYGTNTEFGFDYLRDNMATSLEEVVQRPHHYAIVDEVDSILIDEARTPLIISGPSEMSPDLYYRFASIVRTLRPDVDYEIDEEKKVVLPTEAGIERVERALGVENLYDIAHMGYLHQLTQALRAKHLYLRDRDYIVDRGEVKIVDEFTGRILEGRRWSDGLHQAVEAKERVRIQEENHTWATVTLQNYFRLYDKLAGMTGTAQTEAAEFASTYGLQVVPIPTNRPVQRVDRADLVFKSELGKFGAVVEEIAERSAKGQPVLVGTVSVAKSELLSSLLAERGISHAVLNAKYHAAEAEIIAQAGRLGAVTVATNMAGRGVDILLGGNPEGLAAIAVREAGLDPTTDEGRAAYEEALGKFQQVCADEGEQVRSLGGLYVIGSERHESRRIDNQLRGRSGRQGDPGETRFFLSLEDELMRIFAGGSVVSWVMNRAFPEDQPIEAKAVSRAIERAQATVEARNADIRKDVLKYDQVLDEQRKVIYARRREILEGEDLSEFARQSIERTVRRVADVYAPGAYGEDWDLAGLVDEARRTWGSAFTAEELADAQSRDQLVSSLVVEALELYDERERALGADADGTPRLRALERDVLLGVIDQHWRDHLIDMDYLREGINLRAMGQQDPLVAWQQEGFEMFQELMRRIEDDFVRYLFRTESSQNVPKLDLSGARYFGATDPQAMSILDLIREARDVTEGPESEGGSA, via the coding sequence ATGGGGATCTTCGATCGCATCCTACGAGCGGGCGAGGGCAAGCGCCTCAAGCGTCTGCAGGCAGTCGTCCCGCTCATCAACCAGCTAGAACCCGAGATCGCCCAACTCGACGACGCGGCACTGCGTGCGAAGACCGCCGAGTTCCGTCAGCGGCTCGAGGAGGGCGAGACTCTCGAGGACCTGTTGGTCGAGGCCTTCGCGGTGGTGCGCGAGGCCGCTCGGCGAGCGATCGGTCAGCGGCACTACGACGTGCAGCTGCTCGGCGGGATGGCGCTCCACTTCGGGTGGATCGCCGAGATGCAGACCGGAGAAGGCAAGACCTTGGTGTCGACCCTCCCGGCCTACCTGAACGCGCTCGAGGGCAAGGGCGTGCACATCGTGACGGTCAACGACTACCTGGCCGCACGCGACGCCGCCTGGATGGGACGCATCTACGCCGCCCTCGGGATGACGGTCGGTCGGGTCGGGGCCGACGAGAGCGATCCCGCCGCCAAGCGCGCGGCGTACCTCGCCGACATCACCTACGGCACCAACACCGAGTTCGGGTTCGACTACCTGCGCGACAACATGGCGACGTCGTTGGAGGAGGTGGTGCAGCGTCCGCACCACTACGCCATCGTCGACGAGGTCGACTCCATCTTGATCGACGAGGCACGCACGCCGCTCATCATCTCGGGGCCGTCGGAGATGAGCCCCGATCTCTACTACCGCTTCGCCTCGATCGTGCGCACCCTCCGTCCGGACGTCGACTATGAGATCGACGAGGAGAAGAAGGTCGTCCTCCCGACGGAGGCCGGCATCGAACGGGTGGAGCGCGCGCTCGGGGTCGAGAACCTCTACGACATCGCGCACATGGGCTACTTGCACCAGCTCACCCAGGCGCTGCGGGCAAAGCACCTGTACCTGCGCGATCGCGACTACATCGTCGACCGGGGCGAGGTCAAGATCGTCGACGAGTTCACGGGGCGCATCCTGGAGGGCCGGCGTTGGTCGGACGGGTTGCACCAGGCCGTGGAGGCCAAGGAGCGGGTGCGGATCCAGGAGGAGAACCACACCTGGGCCACCGTGACCCTCCAGAACTACTTCCGCCTCTACGACAAGCTTGCGGGGATGACCGGTACGGCCCAGACGGAAGCCGCGGAGTTCGCCTCGACGTACGGCCTCCAGGTCGTGCCGATCCCGACGAATCGACCCGTGCAACGTGTCGATCGCGCAGACCTCGTGTTCAAGTCGGAGCTCGGGAAGTTCGGCGCCGTTGTCGAGGAGATCGCCGAGCGATCGGCGAAGGGCCAGCCGGTGCTCGTCGGCACGGTCTCGGTTGCCAAGTCCGAGTTGCTCTCGAGTCTGCTCGCAGAACGCGGGATCTCGCATGCGGTGCTGAACGCGAAGTACCACGCTGCCGAGGCGGAGATCATCGCCCAGGCCGGACGCCTCGGCGCCGTCACCGTCGCCACGAACATGGCTGGGCGCGGTGTCGACATCTTGCTCGGCGGCAACCCCGAGGGGCTCGCGGCGATCGCGGTGCGCGAAGCCGGACTCGACCCCACGACCGATGAGGGACGTGCTGCCTACGAGGAAGCTCTCGGCAAGTTCCAACAGGTGTGCGCCGACGAAGGTGAGCAGGTGCGCTCGCTCGGAGGTCTCTACGTCATCGGCTCGGAGCGCCATGAGTCTCGTCGGATCGACAACCAGCTGCGAGGTCGATCGGGTCGCCAAGGTGACCCCGGCGAGACGCGGTTCTTCCTCTCGCTCGAGGACGAACTCATGCGTATCTTTGCGGGTGGCAGCGTCGTGTCGTGGGTGATGAATCGTGCGTTCCCGGAGGATCAACCGATCGAGGCCAAGGCCGTGTCGCGAGCGATCGAGCGTGCCCAGGCGACGGTCGAAGCGCGCAACGCCGACATCCGCAAGGACGTGCTCAAGTACGACCAGGTGCTCGACGAGCAGCGCAAGGTCATCTACGCCAGGCGCCGAGAGATCCTCGAAGGGGAGGATCTGTCGGAGTTCGCTCGCCAGAGCATCGAGCGCACGGTTCGGCGTGTCGCGGACGTCTACGCTCCTGGGGCCTACGGCGAGGACTGGGACCTTGCGGGCCTGGTCGACGAGGCGCGGCGAACCTGGGGGAGCGCCTTCACCGCCGAGGAGCTCGCCGACGCGCAGAGCCGCGATCAACTTGTGAGCTCGCTGGTCGTCGAGGCCTTGGAGCTCTACGACGAGCGCGAACGCGCGCTCGGTGCCGATGCCGATGGCACCCCCAGGCTCCGAGCGCTCGAGCGCGACGTGCTCTTGGGCGTCATCGATCAGCACTGGCGCGACCATCTCATCGACATGGACTATCTGCGCGAGGGCATCAACTTGCGTGCCATGGGTCAGCAGGACCCGCTCGTCGCGTGGCAGCAAGAGGGCTTCGAGATGTTCCAGGAGCTAATGCGCCGCATCGAGGACGACTTCGTGCGGTACCTGTTCCGAACCGAATCCTCGCAGAACGTGCCGAAGCTCGACCTGTCGGGCGCGCGCTACTTCGGCGCCACCGATCCGCAGGCGATGAGCATCTTGGACCTCATCCGCGAGGCTCGCGACGTCACCGAGGGTCCTGAGTCCGAGGGCGGTTCGGCGTGA
- the ahcY gene encoding adenosylhomocysteinase, with amino-acid sequence MDYDVRDLGLADEGRQRIAWADRTMPVLRGIRERFQAERPLAGVRIAACLHITTETANLLRTLKAGGAEVVACASNPLSTQDDVAASLVKHEGIPVFAVRAEDTETYYRHIDQVLDTDPTITMDDGCDLVSRLHAERPDQVKRILGGTEETTTGVIRLRAMEASGSLGYPVVAVNDAKTKHMFDNRYGTGQSALDGIIRATNVLLAGTTVVVAGYGFCGKGVASRARGMGAQVVVTEIDPVAALEAVMDGFRVEPMEEAAAEGDIFITVTGNRDVIRPEHVRRMKDGALLANAGHFDVEIDLEGLARLAPGERRRPVRPMVEEYLVDSESGTTARVMVVAEGRLVNLSAAEGHPASVMDMSFANQALSVEWLVREGQRLEPSVLGVPESIDAEVAALKLAAMGIRIDVLTPEQEAYLASWTVGTR; translated from the coding sequence GTGGACTACGACGTACGTGACCTCGGGCTTGCTGACGAGGGCCGCCAGCGCATCGCGTGGGCGGATCGAACCATGCCGGTGCTCCGTGGCATCCGGGAGCGCTTCCAGGCGGAGCGACCGCTCGCGGGCGTGCGCATCGCGGCGTGCCTGCACATCACGACGGAGACGGCGAACCTCCTCCGTACGTTGAAGGCTGGCGGCGCCGAGGTCGTGGCGTGCGCGTCCAATCCGCTCTCGACCCAAGACGACGTCGCGGCGTCGCTGGTCAAGCACGAAGGCATCCCGGTGTTCGCGGTTCGGGCCGAGGACACCGAGACCTACTATCGCCACATCGACCAGGTCCTCGACACGGACCCGACCATCACGATGGACGACGGGTGTGACCTCGTCTCCCGACTGCACGCGGAGCGTCCCGACCAGGTGAAGCGCATCCTCGGAGGCACCGAGGAGACCACGACCGGCGTCATCAGACTTCGGGCCATGGAGGCCTCGGGCAGCCTTGGCTATCCCGTCGTTGCGGTGAACGACGCCAAGACCAAGCACATGTTCGACAACCGCTACGGTACGGGTCAATCGGCGCTCGATGGCATCATTCGGGCGACCAACGTGCTGCTCGCGGGGACCACGGTGGTGGTGGCGGGTTACGGTTTCTGTGGCAAGGGTGTCGCCTCACGCGCTCGCGGGATGGGCGCGCAGGTCGTCGTGACCGAGATCGATCCGGTGGCCGCCCTCGAGGCGGTGATGGATGGGTTCCGTGTCGAGCCCATGGAGGAGGCTGCGGCCGAGGGCGACATCTTCATCACCGTCACCGGGAACCGTGACGTGATCCGGCCGGAGCACGTTCGGCGTATGAAGGACGGTGCCTTGTTGGCCAACGCTGGGCACTTCGATGTCGAGATCGACCTGGAGGGATTGGCGCGGTTGGCCCCAGGGGAGCGTCGCCGACCCGTGCGACCCATGGTGGAGGAGTACCTGGTCGACAGCGAGTCGGGCACCACGGCTCGCGTCATGGTGGTCGCCGAGGGCCGTCTCGTCAATCTCTCGGCCGCAGAGGGTCACCCGGCCAGCGTGATGGACATGAGCTTTGCGAACCAGGCGTTGAGCGTGGAGTGGCTCGTGCGCGAGGGGCAGCGCCTCGAGCCGTCGGTGCTCGGCGTGCCCGAGTCGATCGACGCCGAGGTTGCCGCCCTCAAGCTTGCAGCGATGGGGATCCGGATCGACGTGCTCACTCCTGAGCAAGAGGCATACTTGGCCTCATGGACCGTCGGTACCCGATAG
- a CDS encoding bifunctional phosphoglucose/phosphomannose isomerase, giving the protein MDELGMWDATLGLPEQMEAALGTVGRLCDLPAPDQVEHVVVLGMGGSGIAGDVAVATAAPYMPIPVVVVKGYELPSFVGPRSLAVALSFSGNTEETLEVLAGALDHGARAVAISAGGELARVAAERGVCHVAIDGSIPQPRAALGALTVSLLGVLERVGFFPGASAWIGHAIERLRQRRDELEKGTLASDLASALVGTIPIVLGSGAVGQVAALRWKNQINENAKALAVASVLPEAGHNELTAFEAYPELLASTVSLVFLRHDGEHPQISRRVAFMEREIAPRVHRAVSVHGQGVGELATFFDLAFVGDVMSLRLAEALGTDPGPIPMLNALKQYLSGPAA; this is encoded by the coding sequence GTGGACGAACTAGGCATGTGGGATGCGACGCTCGGACTCCCCGAGCAGATGGAAGCCGCCCTCGGTACCGTTGGCCGACTGTGCGATCTTCCCGCTCCCGACCAGGTCGAGCATGTTGTGGTGCTCGGGATGGGCGGGAGCGGCATCGCGGGTGACGTCGCGGTGGCGACGGCGGCTCCGTACATGCCCATCCCCGTGGTGGTCGTGAAGGGCTACGAGCTCCCTTCGTTCGTCGGTCCACGCTCGCTGGCCGTGGCGTTGTCGTTCTCGGGGAACACCGAGGAGACGCTCGAAGTCCTGGCGGGAGCGCTCGATCATGGTGCTCGCGCCGTCGCCATCTCGGCCGGCGGGGAGCTCGCTCGTGTTGCCGCCGAGCGCGGTGTGTGTCACGTCGCCATCGATGGCTCGATCCCGCAGCCGCGAGCGGCGCTCGGTGCGCTCACGGTGTCGCTGCTCGGCGTGTTGGAGCGGGTCGGCTTCTTCCCCGGTGCCTCGGCCTGGATCGGCCATGCCATCGAGCGTCTTCGCCAGCGACGCGACGAACTCGAGAAGGGGACGCTCGCCTCCGATCTCGCTTCGGCGCTCGTCGGTACGATCCCGATCGTGCTCGGATCGGGTGCCGTCGGTCAGGTGGCGGCGCTGCGATGGAAGAACCAGATCAACGAGAACGCCAAGGCACTCGCGGTTGCGTCGGTGTTGCCCGAGGCGGGCCACAACGAGCTGACCGCTTTCGAGGCCTACCCCGAGCTGCTCGCGTCCACCGTGTCGCTGGTGTTCTTGCGCCACGATGGAGAGCACCCGCAGATCTCACGGCGGGTCGCCTTCATGGAGCGCGAGATCGCACCCCGAGTGCATCGAGCGGTCTCGGTCCACGGCCAGGGGGTGGGCGAACTCGCGACGTTCTTCGACCTCGCCTTCGTCGGCGACGTCATGTCGCTCCGCCTCGCCGAGGCACTCGGAACGGATCCTGGACCCATTCCGATGCTGAACGCACTCAAGCAGTACCTCAGCGGCCCTGCGGCCTAG
- the ftsE gene encoding cell division ATP-binding protein FtsE, which produces MIRFEHVTKQYAGSSSAIRDVSFEIGRGEFVFLIGSSGSGKTTLIKLMTREERPDSGTIWMAGKNLVTMPNWRVPYFRRNIGVVFQDFRLLPNKTVFQNVAFALEVIGKPRSVINQQVPQVLRLVGLEDKADRLPGQISGGEQQRVAIARAFVNRPLILLADEPTGNLDPETSWGVMNLLERINRTGTAVVMATHDSSIVDAMRRRVIEIGTGTVQRDQVRGVYGIGVEGR; this is translated from the coding sequence ATGATTCGCTTCGAGCATGTCACGAAGCAGTACGCGGGATCGTCGTCTGCGATTCGTGACGTCAGCTTCGAGATCGGCCGTGGAGAGTTCGTCTTCCTCATCGGGTCGTCGGGATCGGGCAAGACGACGCTGATCAAGCTCATGACGCGTGAGGAGCGCCCCGACTCGGGCACGATCTGGATGGCTGGCAAGAACCTCGTGACCATGCCGAACTGGAGGGTCCCCTACTTCCGGCGCAACATCGGGGTCGTCTTCCAGGACTTCCGACTCCTGCCGAACAAGACGGTCTTCCAGAACGTGGCGTTCGCCCTCGAGGTGATCGGCAAGCCGCGTTCCGTGATCAACCAGCAGGTGCCCCAGGTTCTTCGGCTCGTCGGCCTCGAGGACAAGGCGGATCGACTCCCCGGGCAGATCTCCGGTGGCGAGCAGCAGCGAGTCGCGATCGCTCGGGCGTTCGTGAACCGCCCACTGATCCTGCTCGCGGACGAGCCGACCGGCAACCTCGACCCGGAGACGAGCTGGGGAGTGATGAACTTGCTGGAGCGGATCAACCGCACCGGGACGGCGGTCGTGATGGCGACCCACGACTCGAGCATCGTCGACGCCATGCGGCGCCGCGTGATCGAGATCGGTACCGGCACCGTCCAGCGGGATCAGGTTCGAGGCGTCTACGGCATCGGAGTGGAGGGTCGATGA
- the prfB gene encoding peptide chain release factor 2, translating into MTRAELAERARALAERLERARAFLHIDDRRTELAELEAALADPGVWSDPAKGRELSRRYGTLKDDVELIARLDAMLADSNVAIEMADDDPDLAAEAEDVLTSLAAHLDAIEIRSLLAGEFDESDAVLEIHSGAGGTDAQDWAQMMLRMYERWAQGRGFEFEVDEVTEGQEAGILSATAIVRGRYAYGLLVAERGVHRLVRISPFDAQHRRQTSFASLDVTPLAEDAGEVVIDEKDLRIDTYRSSGAGGQHVNVTDSAVRITHLPTGIVVSCQNERSQLQNRAKAMQILVSKLEQRRREEQRAQLDALSGPRVDVGWANQVRSYVLAPYQLVKDHRSGYEDRNVQAVLDGRLDPFIEAFLAWRREKHPDG; encoded by the coding sequence GTGACGAGAGCGGAACTCGCCGAGCGAGCTCGGGCACTGGCCGAGCGTCTCGAGCGGGCCCGAGCGTTCTTGCACATCGACGATCGCCGAACAGAGCTTGCCGAGCTCGAGGCCGCACTCGCCGATCCTGGGGTCTGGTCGGACCCCGCGAAGGGTCGCGAGCTCTCGCGCCGCTACGGCACGCTCAAGGACGACGTCGAGCTCATCGCCCGACTCGACGCCATGCTCGCCGACAGCAACGTCGCCATCGAGATGGCCGACGACGACCCAGATCTCGCCGCCGAGGCCGAGGACGTCCTCACGTCGCTGGCTGCGCACCTCGATGCGATCGAGATTCGCTCGCTCCTCGCCGGGGAGTTCGACGAGAGCGATGCCGTGCTCGAGATCCACTCGGGTGCCGGTGGCACCGATGCCCAGGATTGGGCCCAGATGATGCTGCGCATGTACGAGCGTTGGGCCCAAGGTCGCGGGTTCGAGTTCGAGGTGGACGAGGTCACCGAGGGACAAGAGGCCGGGATCTTGTCGGCGACGGCGATCGTGCGCGGACGCTACGCCTATGGCTTGCTCGTCGCGGAGCGTGGGGTGCACCGGTTGGTGCGCATCTCGCCGTTCGACGCCCAGCACCGGCGTCAGACGAGCTTTGCGTCACTGGACGTGACCCCACTCGCCGAGGACGCTGGCGAGGTCGTCATCGACGAGAAGGATCTGCGGATCGACACGTATCGGTCGTCCGGAGCGGGCGGGCAGCACGTCAACGTCACCGACTCGGCGGTACGCATCACCCACCTACCGACCGGAATCGTGGTGTCGTGCCAGAACGAGCGTTCGCAGTTGCAGAATAGGGCGAAGGCGATGCAGATCCTGGTGTCGAAGCTGGAGCAGCGACGGCGCGAAGAGCAGCGAGCACAGCTCGATGCCTTGAGCGGGCCGCGGGTGGACGTCGGTTGGGCGAATCAGGTGCGCTCCTATGTCCTCGCGCCCTACCAGTTGGTCAAGGACCATCGTTCCGGGTACGAAGATCGCAATGTTCAAGCAGTCCTCGATGGGCGCCTCGACCCCTTCATCGAGGCGTTCCTCGCCTGGAGGCGCGAGAAGCACCCTGATGGGTGA
- a CDS encoding Trm112 family protein — protein MSALSPDLLAIVACPLDHGPLLWIESESVLYNPRLHRAYAVTDGIADLLVEDAEVVDDERHRALLVAAGLSPEGEVSNTDPEGGPPWTN, from the coding sequence ATGAGTGCGCTCTCGCCGGACCTGCTCGCCATCGTCGCCTGTCCGCTCGACCACGGGCCCCTGCTCTGGATCGAGTCGGAGTCAGTGCTCTACAATCCCCGCCTCCACCGTGCCTATGCGGTCACAGACGGTATCGCGGATCTGCTGGTCGAGGATGCAGAGGTGGTCGATGACGAGCGCCATCGGGCGCTCCTAGTCGCCGCTGGCCTCTCGCCGGAGGGGGAGGTATCCAACACCGATCCCGAGGGAGGACCGCCGTGGACGAACTAG
- a CDS encoding M67 family metallopeptidase translates to MVRVADGVLDAIAAHCLRTYPLEACGLLLGDDRAIVEAFPGRNEAHSARVFTMAPEDVLRAEQRAERAGLEIVGVFHSHTHSEAFPSPTDVRQAVDDRWVYVIASLARPRVDIRAYRISRGLVREEQVVQGASSGGG, encoded by the coding sequence GTGGTCCGCGTGGCTGATGGGGTGCTCGATGCGATCGCTGCGCACTGCCTTCGTACCTATCCGCTCGAGGCGTGTGGCCTGCTGCTCGGCGACGACCGTGCCATCGTCGAGGCGTTCCCCGGACGCAACGAGGCGCACTCGGCACGGGTGTTCACCATGGCCCCGGAGGATGTGCTGCGCGCGGAGCAGCGAGCCGAGCGTGCCGGGCTCGAGATCGTTGGGGTGTTCCACTCGCACACCCACTCCGAGGCGTTCCCGTCGCCGACGGACGTACGCCAAGCGGTCGACGATCGGTGGGTCTACGTGATCGCGTCGCTTGCGCGTCCTCGAGTCGACATCCGCGCCTATCGCATCAGCCGCGGGCTCGTTCGAGAAGAACAGGTGGTCCAGGGAGCGTCGAGCGGTGGCGGCTGA
- the smpB gene encoding SsrA-binding protein SmpB — MARQGARPAKAQQLGGVRVLAQNRRARHDYDVLETFEAGIVLVGSEVKAVREGHVQLRDAYARIRDGELFLFQAVISPYRHATGFGTHVTDRPRKLLLHRDEIDRLRGRLEQERLTLIPLSLYLRDGLVKVELALAKGRTLYDKRHVLATRDAQREVERLRSRYRPNRSAR; from the coding sequence GTGGCACGGCAAGGCGCGCGTCCTGCGAAGGCGCAGCAGCTCGGCGGCGTCCGCGTGCTCGCCCAGAATCGTCGCGCGCGTCACGACTACGACGTCCTCGAGACCTTCGAGGCCGGCATCGTGCTGGTGGGCAGCGAAGTCAAGGCCGTGCGCGAGGGTCACGTCCAGCTCCGCGACGCCTACGCCCGCATCCGAGATGGCGAGCTCTTCTTGTTCCAGGCAGTGATCAGCCCCTATCGACACGCCACCGGCTTTGGGACTCACGTCACCGACCGCCCTCGCAAGCTGCTCCTCCACCGCGACGAAATCGATCGACTCCGCGGCCGCTTGGAGCAGGAGCGTCTCACACTCATCCCACTCTCGCTCTACCTGCGCGACGGGTTGGTCAAGGTCGAGCTGGCGCTCGCGAAGGGCCGCACGCTCTACGACAAGCGCCACGTCCTCGCCACCCGCGACGCCCAGCGCGAGGTCGAGCGGCTGCGCTCACGCTATCGACCCAATCGCAGCGCACGCTAG